One genomic segment of Oncorhynchus nerka isolate Pitt River linkage group LG16, Oner_Uvic_2.0, whole genome shotgun sequence includes these proteins:
- the tbx6 gene encoding LOW QUALITY PROTEIN: T-box transcription factor TBX6 (The sequence of the model RefSeq protein was modified relative to this genomic sequence to represent the inferred CDS: inserted 1 base in 1 codon), with protein MLSVEMYPSLALGHQRVGDCYYRDREPPAHMPLYPSSYDMAAGAMPSHPLAPPPARSEPTCKGQQDSVKMELENGSLWKHFCSVGTEMIITKKGRRMFPQLRVKLSGLNPALRYILLLDMVAMDTSRYRFQGDTWQVVGGAEARLPDRVFIHPDSPATGAHWQSRSISFHRAKLTNNTLDTQGYIILHSLHRYQPRVHVIEARDVLRWGGGQHSFIFPETQFLTVTAYQNNKITELKIQSNPFAKGFREDGMNSKRQRDVRQKRKLNEPLDIVSCDPCDSTELLSQYSSSSSSSDLQSLALASLPSLPPLPESVCGYGSNVTPFQESPVPEQQQALDLVGQTFIASQMTDITANITADMTKGPQDASGNKVSDGMMDRSVTMSLSTYNGTYPATPLGSSSFDPASHPQSSSSYRSDPSISQPSPTSTFNYPSMATTDYPSILSSSPTLPSSPTSPSLQQTSFTYPTVPISTSSSPKPLLSSTSCQSILPSIQQQGLLSPHTPTNTSFPSLPPPSCQPIQQNGVTTHSMLTPPNQALQAVPISNQTPLCWSXNPTAYPYPNLPLSNVIQTTPSLFNLSSPSTSQSHPVPSLPYSLSSHSAPLSYPFPSLPSSLSSCSSVQNWTLPNVSSGSVHSAVSIPIPTQIQAPSVGSSFLPSSFTHPPSSLPNPVYQPSSCSTIPSVSVASFQPSASSHISPFSLTNHSLPPTACPQNQTATPSSYPPIAPTEIGSFSQFNSGAPYLPEMVLHHPSLLPPLDPSLSSCVSSSSTPPALYPPFSSYPLRLCQDPRSSFTIPLRHMYRQHQHGHTHAQGSYLDMSGRAVF; from the exons ATGCTGAGTGTGGAGATGTACCCCAGTTTGGCCCTTGGGCACCAACGAGTGGGAGACTGCTACTATAGAG ATAGGGAACCTCCTGCCCACatgcccctctacccctcctcctatGACATGGCTGCCGGGGCCATGCCCTCTCACCCTCTGGCCCCACCCCCCGCCCGCAGCGAGCCAACCTGTAAAGGCCAGCAGGACAGCGTCAAGATGGAGCTGGAGAACGGTTCACTGTGGAAACATTTCTGCTCCGTGGGCACAGAGATGATCATCACCAAGAAGGGCAG GCGGATGTTCCCCCAGCTGAGGGTAAAGCTGTCAGGCCTGAACCCGGCGCTGCGCTACATCCTGCTGCTGGATATGGTGGCCATGGACACCTCTCGCTACCGTTTCCAGGGCGACACCTGGCAGGTTGTGGGTGGCGCTGAGGCCCGCTTACCCGACCGGGTGTTTATCCACCCAGACTCGCCAGCCACAGGTGCCCACTGGCAGAGCAGGAGCATCTCCTTCCACCGCGCCAAGCTCACCAACAACACGCTGGACACACAGGGATAT atcatcctccactccctccaccgTTACCAGCCACGGGTACACGTGATTGAGGCCAGGGACGTGCTGAGGTGGGGGGGAGGGCAACACTCCTTCATCTTCCCAGAGACCCAGTTCCTCACCGTCACCGCCTACCAGAACAATAAa ATCACTGAACTGAAGATCCAATCCAATCCCTTCGCTAAGGGCTTTAGAGAGGATGGCATGAATAGCAAAAG ACAGAGGGACGTGAGGCAAAAGCGGAAGCTAAATGAACCTCTAGATATTG tGAGCTGTGACCCGTGTGACTCCACTGAGCTCCTGTCTCAgtactcctcttcctcctcctcctccgaccTCCAGAGCCTGGCCCTGGCATCTCTTccatcccttccccctctgcCTGAGTCTGTGTGTGGGTATGGCTCCAACGTAACGCCTTTCCAGGAGAGCCCTGTTCCAGAGCAGCAGCAGGCTCTAGACCTGGTGGGACAAACCTTCATTGCCTCCCAGATGACTGACATCACAGCTAACATCACGGCCGATATGACCAAGGGGCCACAAGATGCATCGGGCAACAAAGTCTCAGATGGAATGATGGACAG GTCCGTTACTATGAGTCTTTCCACTTACAATGGGACATATCCAGCCACTCCTCTCGGTTCTTCCTCTTTTGACCCTGCTTCTCATCCTCAGTCTTCGTCCTCCTACCGCTCAGATCCCTCCATCTCCCAACCCTCCCCCACTTCTACTTTTAATTATCCATCCATGGCCACCACTGACTatccctctattctctcctcttctcctaccctcccttcctcccccacaTCTCCCTCGCTTCAGCAAACTAGTTTCACCTACCCCACCGTGCCTATTTCCACTTCATCCTCCCCCAAGcctctcctgtcctccacctCCTGTcaatccatccttccatccatccaacaGCAAGGCCTGCTCAGTCCTCATACACCCACAAATACCTCTTTTCcatcactccctcctccctcctgtcaACCCATCCAGCAGAATGGGGTGACCACCCATTCCATGCTCACTCCCCCGAACCAGGCTCTACAAGCTGTCCCCATCTCCAACCAGACTCCCCTCTGTTGGT TTAACCCCACAGCATACCCCTACCCAAACCTACCTCTCTCCAACGTCATCCAAACCACCCCATCTCTCTTCAACCTCTCAAGTCCCTCAACTTCTCAATCACaccccgttccctctctcccttactctctttCTTCCCATTCCGCACCTCTATcttatccctttccctctctcccttcatccctctcttcttgcTCTTCAGTTCAAAATTGGACTCTTCCGAATGTTTCCTCCGGCTCCGTCCACTCCGCAGTGTCTATTCCCATCCCGACTCAGATCCAAGCTCCCTCTGTTGGGTCGTCCTTTCTTCCTTCCTCCTTCACTCACCCCCCATCCTCCCTTCCTAATCCAGTTTACCAACCCTCTTCCTGTTCCACCATTCCCTCTGTGTCCGTCGCCTCTTTCCAGCCTTCTGCCTCTTCTCACATCTCACCCTTCTCCCTGAccaaccactctctccctccaacgGCATGTCCCCAGAACCAGACCGCCACGCCCTCCTCCTACCCCCCGATAGCGCCCACCGAGATTGGCTCCTTCTCCCAGTTCAACTCTGGCGCACCCTATCTTCCAGAAATGGTACTTCACCATCCCTCACTCCTGCCTCCACTGGATCCCTCTCtttcatcctgtgtctcctcctcctccacacccccTGCCCTCTATCCCCCCTTCTCTTCCTATCCTCTGCGCCTCTGTCAGGACCCCCGCTCGTCCTTCACCATACCTCTCAGGCACATGTACAGGCAGCACCAGCATGGCCACACCCACGCTCAGGGGTCCTACCTGGATATGAGTGGGAGGGCTGTATTCTGA